Proteins from a genomic interval of Providencia stuartii:
- a CDS encoding APC family permease, with protein MQQNTVQMKRVLTTPALVFFGLAYMVPLGIFTTYGQVTVLSEGHLPIAYLVTLAAVLFTAMSYCRMTSALPLAGSAYSYVQRTFGGTLGFLVGWAQLLDYLFLPIINYIAIGIFVHEAFPSIPMPVIICTTIAVVSLMNILGIKLVSSMNMLIIAMQIVFIAVFLYLSFKTNFVLDTEALLAPITLAADQVPGLFAGAAVLCLAFLGFDAISTMAEETKDARSALPKAIIYTVFIAGTLFVVISYSAHLSYPMWQEFIPNTDVASLAVMKQVGGAMMASSFITAYVIGVFASAMTSQASIVRIFYAMGRDGVLPRSIFAYLHPRLNTPVYSIIFVAIASLLSLVLSLSMVASMISFGALIAFTFVNLSVIKHFYIDRKEALNGKKLITCLIMPSIGVILTLWLWTSLDKEAFTVGLCWLAAGAFYLTLLTQGFRRSPPAISDDETNMIIN; from the coding sequence ATGCAACAGAATACCGTTCAAATGAAACGTGTACTGACCACACCTGCGTTAGTTTTTTTCGGGCTGGCTTATATGGTGCCACTCGGAATTTTCACCACCTATGGCCAAGTGACTGTATTAAGTGAAGGCCATTTGCCTATCGCTTATCTTGTGACATTGGCTGCTGTTCTATTTACTGCGATGAGTTATTGCCGAATGACAAGTGCACTGCCGCTAGCAGGCTCTGCCTATTCATATGTGCAAAGGACGTTTGGCGGTACACTGGGCTTCCTCGTCGGTTGGGCACAATTGCTCGATTATCTATTTCTGCCAATTATTAACTATATTGCTATTGGGATCTTCGTTCATGAAGCATTCCCGAGCATTCCAATGCCAGTGATTATCTGCACGACAATTGCCGTTGTCAGCTTGATGAATATTTTGGGGATAAAATTAGTTTCCTCCATGAATATGCTGATCATCGCCATGCAAATTGTCTTTATTGCGGTCTTCTTATATCTGAGTTTCAAAACAAACTTTGTGCTAGATACTGAAGCACTACTCGCGCCGATTACGCTGGCAGCAGATCAGGTTCCTGGTTTATTTGCAGGAGCAGCGGTTCTCTGCTTAGCCTTCTTAGGTTTCGATGCCATTTCAACAATGGCGGAAGAAACAAAGGATGCTCGCAGCGCCCTACCTAAAGCGATTATCTATACCGTCTTTATTGCTGGCACCTTATTTGTGGTTATCTCGTATAGCGCACACTTAAGCTACCCTATGTGGCAAGAGTTTATTCCGAATACCGATGTTGCTAGCCTTGCAGTCATGAAACAAGTTGGTGGAGCCATGATGGCATCCAGCTTTATCACCGCTTATGTGATCGGTGTGTTTGCCTCTGCAATGACGTCACAAGCCAGTATTGTGCGTATTTTCTATGCTATGGGTCGTGATGGTGTATTGCCACGCTCTATATTTGCTTATCTGCACCCAAGGCTGAATACGCCGGTGTATTCAATTATCTTTGTTGCTATCGCGTCACTGCTCTCACTGGTACTGTCGTTAAGCATGGTAGCGTCAATGATCAGCTTTGGTGCATTGATTGCGTTTACCTTTGTTAACTTGTCGGTTATCAAACACTTTTATATCGACCGTAAAGAGGCTTTAAACGGTAAAAAACTGATCACTTGCCTGATTATGCCGTCGATTGGTGTCATACTGACCTTATGGTTATGGACAAGTTTAGATAAAGAAGCCTTTACGGTTGGCCTATGCTGGCTTGCGGCAGGCGCGTTTTATCTGACATTGCTGACACAGGGTTTCAGACGTAGTCCACCAGCAATCTCTGACGATGAGACGAATATGATTATCAATTAA
- the prfH gene encoding peptide chain release factor H: protein MLLQFSSVQGPEECCIVVEKALACFFVEAKKHQVTVDLLDTVASKHGLKSALVSLEGHDAEKLAQLWSGTLQWQCPSPLRPNHKRKNWFINVIRFSPIQAIEESDIEFEFIKAQGPGGQHVNKTCSAVRAKHLATGISVKVQSERSQHANKKLAKQLIYWRLNEYQDQQASELNKQRHNAHYQIERGNANITFSGQAFKRIN, encoded by the coding sequence ATGTTATTACAATTTTCGTCTGTACAAGGCCCCGAGGAGTGCTGTATTGTCGTTGAAAAAGCGTTAGCTTGCTTTTTCGTTGAAGCTAAAAAACATCAAGTGACGGTTGATCTACTCGACACTGTCGCATCAAAACACGGTTTAAAATCTGCGTTGGTCTCTTTAGAAGGGCATGACGCTGAAAAGCTAGCTCAGTTATGGTCTGGTACACTACAGTGGCAATGTCCAAGCCCCTTAAGGCCCAACCATAAACGGAAAAATTGGTTTATTAATGTGATCCGCTTTTCACCTATTCAAGCTATTGAAGAGAGTGATATTGAATTCGAATTTATAAAAGCTCAAGGTCCTGGTGGGCAGCATGTTAATAAAACTTGCTCAGCGGTAAGAGCAAAACATCTTGCAACTGGGATCAGTGTCAAAGTGCAATCTGAGCGTAGTCAGCATGCGAATAAGAAATTAGCTAAGCAACTTATTTATTGGCGTTTAAATGAATACCAAGATCAGCAAGCATCGGAATTGAATAAGCAACGGCATAATGCGCATTATCAAATAGAAAGAGGAAATGCGAATATTACCTTTTCTGGACAAGCATTTAAACGAATTAATTAA
- a CDS encoding T6SS immunity protein Tli4 family protein, with amino-acid sequence MIETLFEKTKPQCIGRYVINVPESFNNQLRNSIFIGDFKIESQFIYPPSFKQRIELREAELREWKTSAENAPMLKAIIQLPDGKGVVFDRNKPTSDDSYRMLEAHVYVNHIAFIITTNIRDFSDQKYEKKKLAFLARGFTEVQANDKPTKLAAMQSLITRLQGRLDHEIPMEKGVCIPNGFILDDNAIPKQDVSFVYDSNEFIFSVESDNRFAGSNDTLLSRSAEINEAIRRHNRKTIRNGNASPNNIPSQEWLVKGEQEVYSKTENKQIPDLPYYFFTFNGNEATGSLILPKLYIVMNNRNKFTTYSESEMIEIWDRIVGSLRYKPNAF; translated from the coding sequence GTGATTGAGACCTTATTTGAAAAAACAAAACCACAATGCATTGGGCGCTATGTAATCAATGTCCCTGAGTCTTTTAATAATCAACTTCGTAATAGTATCTTTATTGGTGACTTTAAAATTGAAAGTCAGTTTATCTACCCACCATCATTTAAACAACGCATTGAATTACGTGAAGCAGAATTGCGGGAATGGAAAACCAGTGCAGAAAATGCACCGATGCTGAAAGCGATTATTCAATTACCCGATGGTAAAGGGGTTGTTTTTGATAGAAATAAACCAACATCCGACGATTCGTATCGAATGTTAGAAGCTCATGTGTATGTGAATCATATAGCTTTTATTATTACTACAAATATCAGAGATTTTTCTGACCAAAAGTATGAAAAGAAAAAATTGGCATTTTTAGCCAGAGGGTTTACAGAGGTTCAGGCAAATGATAAACCCACTAAATTAGCGGCTATGCAGTCGTTAATTACTCGATTACAAGGGCGATTAGATCATGAAATCCCGATGGAAAAAGGTGTTTGCATCCCAAATGGTTTTATTTTAGACGATAACGCAATCCCGAAACAGGACGTTTCTTTTGTTTACGACTCGAACGAGTTTATTTTTTCGGTTGAGTCGGATAATCGCTTTGCAGGCTCCAATGACACTCTATTAAGCCGCAGCGCAGAGATAAACGAAGCGATACGTCGACATAACCGAAAAACCATCCGAAATGGAAATGCATCACCCAATAATATTCCTTCACAGGAATGGCTCGTGAAAGGTGAACAAGAAGTGTATTCAAAAACAGAAAATAAACAGATCCCCGATTTACCGTATTATTTCTTTACGTTTAACGGCAATGAAGCAACGGGCTCTTTAATTCTCCCTAAATTATATATCGTTATGAATAATAGAAATAAATTTACCACCTATAGTGAATCAGAGATGATCGAAATATGGGACAGAATTGTCGGTTCGCTACGTTACAAACCGAATGCGTTTTAA
- a CDS encoding colicin-like pore-forming protein, with protein MNKKINAKDRQAIVIALESVKIADAAKNFKRLSKGMGYVGPAIDGYELFFVELPNAIRSDN; from the coding sequence ATTAATAAAAAAATTAATGCCAAAGATCGCCAAGCAATAGTCATAGCGTTAGAATCAGTTAAAATTGCCGATGCCGCCAAGAACTTTAAACGGTTGAGTAAAGGCATGGGGTATGTTGGACCAGCAATTGATGGTTATGAGCTTTTCTTTGTTGAGTTACCTAATGCAATAAGAAGTGATAATTAG
- a CDS encoding SH3 domain-containing protein: MKKQLIVIKRHISEYPNPIHFSAGDLLTVGEKYVGDEGWHNWYLCSFNGLSGWVPKQIIELISETTGIAKENYSALELNVETQEHVIGYKETNGWVWCKKLDTGEQGWIPVSNLKEI; the protein is encoded by the coding sequence ATGAAAAAACAGTTAATTGTGATTAAGAGACATATTTCTGAATACCCTAATCCCATTCATTTCTCTGCTGGTGACCTGCTGACTGTTGGCGAAAAATACGTAGGAGATGAGGGCTGGCATAATTGGTATCTTTGCTCGTTTAATGGTTTAAGTGGTTGGGTTCCTAAGCAGATAATTGAATTAATTAGCGAAACTACAGGAATTGCCAAAGAAAACTATAGTGCATTGGAACTGAATGTGGAGACACAGGAACATGTCATTGGATACAAAGAAACCAATGGTTGGGTTTGGTGCAAAAAATTAGATACAGGAGAGCAAGGCTGGATCCCTGTATCAAATCTAAAAGAAATTTAG
- a CDS encoding lipase family alpha/beta hydrolase has translation MSEKAPPEAGECLHVSYHIPKWTENGKVHWDDVTTQHKSLNAEAKCIVPPTKVIPVIFIPGIMGTNLKNTKNGEPVWRADKFMGMDTLYLTNLNGKKRREILNVESTLIDDSGKYIKSENTPFSDDGNILPKRSERGWGKALFLSYGTFLDVLQTALLDDWQHDILNIVRRDKSKSFQSKGPSKGILRHLVNKPIGGTGEALLSDEELAHFEHFLFSVHVFGYNWLEDNAISAENLATYIDEVLDTYKYKHGYGLAIEKVIILTHSMGGLIARYAMNPPEGAFQGCKDKVLGVVHGVIPDLGSPAAYRRMKVGAAQEGIAGAVLGSTAKELMSVLAFAPAPLQLLPYPKYQPSWLTVEGSGRYPSIVDTSTGKFDPFDEIYLREDVWWRLYEPDILDKKQTDINSNWLAYNDLMDDKVRKFMEHQEKGLYHPNTYVFYGTEISSDNTLAWSVEKEVPLKPSPKHPLIFNPENNQRIVFSGANELNNAFGLWDSSAYKYTQFRLVSSQGAGDGTVPVESLVDIIKSPSTQSSLATNVDHQNAYAVDSLGDIKSEQRKAIQFTLRAIVKMVQEVDIRAAD, from the coding sequence ATGTCAGAGAAAGCCCCCCCTGAAGCCGGAGAATGTCTACACGTTTCGTATCATATTCCTAAATGGACGGAGAATGGAAAAGTTCATTGGGATGATGTCACGACTCAACATAAATCACTGAATGCTGAAGCAAAATGCATTGTACCGCCAACGAAAGTTATTCCGGTCATTTTTATTCCTGGAATTATGGGAACCAATCTTAAAAATACAAAAAACGGAGAACCCGTTTGGCGAGCGGATAAGTTTATGGGGATGGATACACTCTACCTGACCAATTTAAATGGGAAAAAAAGGCGGGAGATATTAAACGTTGAATCTACACTGATTGATGATAGCGGTAAGTATATTAAGAGCGAGAATACCCCCTTTAGTGATGACGGTAACATTCTACCCAAAAGGAGCGAACGCGGGTGGGGAAAAGCCCTTTTTTTAAGTTATGGGACGTTTCTTGATGTGCTCCAAACCGCATTACTCGATGATTGGCAACACGATATCTTGAATATAGTGAGGAGAGATAAAAGCAAATCTTTTCAGAGCAAAGGTCCATCAAAAGGCATATTACGACATCTTGTGAATAAACCCATAGGGGGAACGGGTGAAGCCTTATTGTCTGACGAAGAGTTAGCTCATTTTGAACATTTCTTATTTTCAGTACATGTCTTCGGGTATAACTGGCTTGAAGATAACGCCATTTCTGCTGAAAATCTGGCGACCTATATCGATGAGGTTCTAGATACTTATAAATATAAACATGGATATGGTTTAGCCATTGAAAAAGTCATTATTTTAACCCATTCAATGGGCGGGTTGATTGCGCGTTATGCCATGAACCCACCAGAAGGGGCATTTCAAGGGTGCAAAGATAAAGTCTTAGGCGTTGTGCATGGTGTTATTCCGGATTTAGGCTCTCCTGCTGCGTATCGGCGAATGAAGGTGGGCGCGGCACAAGAAGGTATTGCAGGGGCTGTCTTAGGCTCTACCGCAAAGGAACTCATGTCTGTCCTTGCGTTTGCCCCTGCACCTCTACAGCTTCTTCCTTACCCGAAATATCAACCCTCATGGCTCACCGTCGAAGGTAGTGGCCGTTATCCTTCTATCGTGGATACTTCCACGGGAAAATTCGATCCGTTTGATGAAATTTATTTACGCGAAGATGTGTGGTGGCGATTATACGAGCCAGATATTCTAGATAAAAAACAGACAGATATTAATAGTAATTGGCTTGCTTATAATGATCTTATGGATGATAAAGTTCGCAAGTTTATGGAGCATCAAGAAAAAGGCCTATACCATCCGAATACCTATGTTTTTTATGGCACAGAAATAAGCTCGGATAACACACTAGCGTGGTCGGTTGAAAAGGAAGTCCCCTTGAAGCCAAGTCCTAAGCATCCTTTAATTTTTAATCCTGAAAATAACCAACGCATTGTATTTTCTGGAGCGAATGAATTGAACAATGCATTTGGTCTATGGGATAGCAGCGCATACAAATACACGCAATTTCGATTGGTTTCTTCTCAAGGTGCTGGCGATGGTACAGTTCCAGTCGAATCACTGGTTGATATTATCAAGAGTCCATCAACACAAAGTAGTTTGGCGACCAATGTAGACCATCAAAATGCTTACGCAGTAGACAGCCTTGGCGATATTAAAAGCGAGCAGCGAAAAGCAATTCAATTTACGCTAAGAGCTATCGTGAAGATGGTGCAAGAGGTGGATATTCGTGCAGCAGATTAA
- a CDS encoding ISNCY family transposase: MSDKELNRINVIQAVCEKRLRRCDAASQLNLTERQVQRLVNRYRELGIAGLAHAQRGKQSNNCFPDAFKLRVMALLHQNYSDFGPTLAAEKLHEKHKIIVSVETIRKWMIADGLWVPYVRRKPRIYQPRSRRDCLGELIQLDGSHHDWFEGRAPKCCLLVFVDDATGRLMHLRFGETESAFDYMLATREYIEKHGKPLAFYSDKHGVFRVNHPNGATTGTTQFGRVLHDIGVELICANSPQAKGRVERANKTLQDRLIKEMRLEGISNIEEANVWLEGFVGDFNQRFAQAPRYPKNLHRPVTEYREEIDDIFSWQETRKLTKALTFRYDKMIYLVEPTEENSRLAGENIQVYDYPDGTLAFKYGHRSLRYQVFDKLECIDQGQIVDNKRLGTVLKLDQDKMDDLERQGKRDRSQRMLKRRAQARIQEQLRAINPVLVNPEEFRASLLK; the protein is encoded by the coding sequence ATGTCGGATAAAGAATTAAATCGGATTAATGTTATTCAAGCTGTTTGTGAAAAACGATTACGGCGGTGTGACGCTGCATCTCAACTCAATTTAACCGAACGACAGGTGCAGCGGCTCGTTAACCGGTATCGTGAATTAGGTATAGCTGGTCTGGCTCATGCACAACGAGGAAAACAAAGTAACAACTGTTTTCCTGACGCTTTTAAACTTCGCGTGATGGCGCTACTACACCAAAATTACAGTGATTTTGGCCCAACCCTAGCAGCCGAAAAATTGCATGAAAAACACAAGATTATTGTTTCTGTCGAAACTATCAGAAAATGGATGATTGCTGATGGTCTTTGGGTTCCTTATGTTCGACGAAAACCTCGTATTTACCAGCCTCGTAGTCGTCGTGATTGCCTTGGTGAGCTGATCCAGCTAGATGGTTCTCATCATGATTGGTTTGAAGGTCGAGCCCCAAAATGTTGCTTACTAGTGTTTGTTGATGATGCCACTGGACGCTTAATGCACCTGCGTTTTGGCGAAACTGAATCTGCCTTTGATTATATGCTAGCAACACGAGAGTACATTGAAAAACATGGTAAACCTCTTGCATTCTACAGCGATAAACACGGTGTTTTCCGGGTAAATCATCCAAACGGCGCCACGACCGGTACAACTCAATTTGGTCGAGTTCTTCATGATATTGGCGTAGAACTGATTTGTGCGAACAGTCCCCAGGCAAAAGGTCGTGTAGAACGTGCGAATAAAACACTCCAAGACCGCCTAATCAAAGAGATGCGACTAGAAGGCATCAGCAACATTGAAGAAGCTAATGTATGGCTGGAAGGCTTTGTGGGGGATTTTAACCAGCGTTTTGCTCAAGCTCCTAGATACCCTAAAAATCTACACCGTCCAGTGACTGAATATCGAGAAGAAATTGATGATATCTTCTCGTGGCAAGAAACACGTAAGCTCACAAAAGCGCTGACATTCCGCTACGACAAGATGATATATCTTGTTGAGCCAACAGAAGAAAACTCTCGGCTCGCAGGTGAAAACATCCAAGTCTATGACTATCCTGATGGGACACTGGCTTTCAAATATGGTCACCGTTCACTACGTTATCAGGTGTTTGATAAGCTGGAGTGCATTGACCAAGGACAAATCGTTGATAATAAAAGGCTTGGAACAGTTCTCAAACTGGATCAGGACAAGATGGATGACTTGGAACGTCAAGGCAAACGAGACAGGAGTCAAAGAATGCTAAAAAGACGAGCTCAAGCAAGGATTCAGGAGCAACTCAGAGCTATCAACCCAGTATTAGTTAATCCAGAAGAATTTAGAGCCAGTTTGTTAAAGTAG
- a CDS encoding RNA ligase RtcB family protein, giving the protein MGNIIHSVSEHVSYIATENTWIESKAIQQLQTTAALPNMVSVVGMPDLHPGRGYPIGAAFFSAQRFYPALVGNDIGCGMRLFQTDIKSTKLNLDKFEKQLSTMPDSAPLEWLNEHVPHEMKSHHFMSSLGSIGGGNHFAEFQIIDKIFSDESITQSGLNKKCALLLVHSGSRGLGQSILRQHVENYGHNGLEESSNEAKAYLEAHQNALSFAELNRQLIGLRMLQQVKAKGEMVLDVNHNLVEPCTLSGIEGWLHRKGATPSDQGMVIIPGSRGDFSYLVLPHPREVSLNSLAHGAGRKWMRTECKGRLSHRYTPLQLARTALGSRVICANKQLIYEEAPQSYKSIETVIESMVGAGLIEVIARLRPLLTYKTSGECA; this is encoded by the coding sequence ATGGGCAATATCATTCATTCTGTCAGCGAACACGTCAGTTATATCGCGACAGAAAACACGTGGATTGAAAGCAAAGCGATCCAACAATTACAAACAACCGCGGCACTCCCTAACATGGTTTCTGTGGTCGGTATGCCAGATCTACATCCGGGTCGTGGTTACCCAATTGGTGCTGCATTTTTCTCAGCACAGCGCTTCTATCCCGCATTGGTCGGTAATGATATTGGTTGTGGAATGCGTTTATTTCAAACCGATATCAAGAGCACTAAGTTAAACTTGGATAAGTTTGAAAAACAGCTATCCACAATGCCGGATAGCGCTCCCTTAGAATGGCTTAATGAGCATGTTCCACATGAGATGAAATCCCATCATTTTATGTCCTCACTCGGCTCCATTGGCGGCGGTAATCACTTTGCTGAATTTCAAATCATCGACAAAATCTTTAGCGACGAGTCGATTACCCAAAGCGGTTTAAATAAAAAATGTGCATTACTGCTTGTGCACAGTGGCTCTCGTGGATTAGGCCAATCCATATTACGTCAGCATGTTGAAAACTATGGACACAATGGCCTTGAAGAGTCTTCAAATGAAGCGAAAGCCTATTTAGAGGCACACCAAAATGCATTATCTTTTGCCGAATTAAACCGCCAATTAATTGGTTTACGTATGTTGCAGCAGGTCAAGGCTAAGGGGGAAATGGTCCTTGATGTTAATCATAATTTGGTTGAGCCGTGCACTCTTAGCGGTATAGAAGGTTGGCTACATCGCAAGGGTGCCACCCCTTCTGACCAAGGCATGGTCATTATTCCGGGATCACGCGGCGATTTCAGTTATTTAGTTCTGCCTCATCCCCGTGAGGTTAGCTTAAATTCACTGGCTCACGGTGCGGGTCGCAAATGGATGCGTACGGAGTGTAAGGGGCGACTGTCTCATCGCTATACCCCATTACAGCTAGCGCGAACTGCATTAGGTAGCCGAGTCATCTGTGCTAATAAACAATTGATTTATGAGGAAGCGCCACAATCCTATAAGTCGATTGAAACCGTGATTGAAAGCATGGTGGGAGCAGGGTTAATTGAGGTTATCGCACGTTTACGCCCCTTACTGACCTACAAAACCAGTGGGGAGTGTGCGTAA
- a CDS encoding 2OG-Fe(II) oxygenase, producing the protein MSLNKLIDSLSTQGWYVWDDFLNLSEIQAIKSCIPEKLHDARIGNGESLQDNKTIRGDQTIWLESEMGAPIAEYMAKMDVIRQALNQQCYMGLRDFETHFCRYPNGAFYKKHVDNFQGQGRRKVTTVLYMNEAWQRGDGGELVVYDHQDNKLFQLDPLAGRMIVFMSEEFPHEVLPTQQKRESIAGWFLTEKIL; encoded by the coding sequence ATGTCATTGAATAAGTTAATTGATTCTCTTTCTACACAAGGTTGGTATGTGTGGGATGACTTTTTGAACCTGTCAGAAATACAGGCAATTAAAAGCTGCATTCCTGAAAAACTACACGACGCTCGTATTGGTAACGGTGAATCGTTACAAGACAATAAAACGATTCGTGGTGACCAAACTATTTGGCTAGAGTCTGAAATGGGGGCACCTATTGCAGAGTATATGGCGAAAATGGACGTTATCCGCCAAGCATTAAACCAACAATGCTACATGGGGTTACGTGACTTTGAGACGCATTTTTGCCGTTACCCAAATGGCGCGTTTTATAAAAAGCATGTCGATAATTTTCAAGGCCAAGGCCGACGCAAAGTGACGACGGTGCTTTATATGAATGAGGCGTGGCAGCGAGGTGATGGTGGGGAATTGGTTGTGTATGATCATCAAGATAATAAACTGTTTCAACTTGACCCTTTAGCGGGGCGGATGATTGTGTTTATGTCTGAAGAGTTTCCTCATGAAGTTCTCCCTACCCAACAAAAGCGTGAAAGTATAGCCGGTTGGTTTTTAACCGAAAAAATACTTTAA
- a CDS encoding amidohydrolase, protein MNNKVADVIYFNGYIYTADKQDSVVDAIAVQDGYIIASGTSDELHQYVGPKTESIDLEGKMMMPGIIDGHMHPFWGGIQLFGCHLNYESLTIEQILQRVQEHLDKDPRTGENDWLKVTAWLRQGMLPAGIDMYREDMDKLKTKRPVVLFSNDCHTLLANSRALELFGITKDTPEPPDGKIGKYANGELNGILEDAPAMRAADSIPSIRDDQAVEVAELVQKVLNQQGVTTVMDARVSEQQLEAFAELQRRGELTVRFQAAREITPDDTPNVAAVAAAVDKAVAFAKKWHQADWTPAPGIGLRNIKMFVDGVLQYPTMTASLLQPYRINKGTDEAPNWVETDNYGDLYFTAEILDELMEKIAAAGYDPHLHTVGEGAVSIVLDAIEKMRAAHPEKDIRPGLAHNELVHPKDYERFARLNTIACLSFQWAAPTPELAAFERKMLGEERFEQLEPIAKFIDAGAVVAFGSDWPIDDFDEWYDLKVAATRRGRHIDGNPAPRLDNDRDMTVTEVLRSATIDSAYAQHREDVIGSLEVGKFADMIVLDRNVFKIPADDIENVKVLRTIIGGKTVHVAQ, encoded by the coding sequence ATGAATAATAAAGTTGCTGATGTCATTTATTTCAACGGTTATATCTACACTGCTGATAAACAAGATAGTGTTGTAGATGCCATTGCCGTACAAGATGGTTATATTATCGCGAGCGGTACTTCTGATGAATTACATCAATATGTTGGGCCGAAAACTGAAAGTATCGATTTAGAAGGTAAGATGATGATGCCAGGCATCATCGATGGTCATATGCACCCATTTTGGGGCGGTATTCAATTATTTGGGTGTCACCTCAACTATGAATCGCTGACTATTGAACAAATTCTTCAGCGCGTCCAAGAACACTTGGATAAAGATCCTCGTACAGGTGAAAATGATTGGCTAAAAGTCACTGCATGGCTACGTCAAGGCATGTTACCCGCAGGCATCGATATGTATCGCGAAGACATGGATAAACTGAAGACAAAGCGTCCGGTCGTCCTATTTTCCAATGACTGCCACACCTTATTAGCCAATAGCCGTGCATTAGAACTCTTTGGTATCACCAAAGATACCCCTGAGCCACCTGATGGCAAAATCGGTAAATATGCTAATGGCGAGCTAAATGGCATTTTAGAAGATGCTCCGGCGATGCGTGCCGCGGATAGTATTCCATCAATTCGTGATGACCAAGCGGTTGAAGTCGCTGAATTAGTGCAAAAAGTACTCAACCAGCAAGGCGTGACCACCGTTATGGATGCGCGTGTTTCCGAACAGCAGTTAGAAGCGTTCGCGGAACTCCAACGCCGCGGTGAACTAACGGTGCGTTTTCAAGCGGCTCGAGAAATTACACCAGATGATACGCCTAATGTCGCAGCCGTTGCGGCCGCGGTGGATAAAGCCGTTGCTTTTGCCAAAAAATGGCACCAAGCTGATTGGACGCCAGCACCGGGGATTGGTCTACGTAATATCAAAATGTTTGTCGATGGCGTATTGCAATACCCAACCATGACGGCTTCATTGCTCCAACCTTATCGTATCAATAAAGGCACTGACGAAGCACCGAACTGGGTTGAAACCGATAACTACGGTGATTTGTATTTTACTGCTGAAATTCTGGATGAATTAATGGAAAAAATTGCAGCAGCAGGTTACGACCCCCATTTACATACCGTTGGTGAGGGAGCCGTTTCTATCGTGCTGGATGCGATTGAAAAGATGCGCGCGGCGCATCCAGAAAAAGATATTCGCCCAGGTCTTGCTCATAATGAATTGGTACATCCAAAAGATTATGAACGTTTTGCACGCCTCAACACTATTGCTTGCCTTTCCTTTCAATGGGCAGCCCCCACACCTGAACTGGCCGCCTTTGAACGCAAGATGTTAGGCGAAGAGCGTTTCGAACAATTGGAACCGATTGCGAAGTTTATCGATGCGGGCGCGGTAGTTGCTTTCGGTAGTGACTGGCCAATTGATGACTTTGATGAGTGGTATGATTTAAAAGTCGCAGCCACTCGTCGCGGGCGTCACATTGACGGTAACCCAGCACCCCGTCTGGATAATGACCGTGATATGACCGTGACTGAAGTTCTACGTTCAGCAACCATTGATTCTGCCTATGCTCAACACAGAGAAGATGTGATTGGTTCATTAGAAGTCGGGAAATTTGCAGACATGATCGTCCTTGATCGCAATGTATTTAAAATCCCAGCAGATGATATCGAAAATGTAAAAGTATTGCGTACGATTATTGGCGGAAAGACCGTCCATGTCGCACAATAG